The region ttcattccgcaattctccaaaatgcccttgatgtcaaataaaacctgaaaaataaacgtaattagaccaaataatataaatcactgtcaagcaaggtcaattaattacgaataatcattaataatgacaaattaaggctatataaaatgtgtaaaatattgctcatcacCCGTCGTCGCCTTGCTGGATGATTCGCTGATCCATTCCCTGAATTGCCACcccttttctcttttgttcatcTCGCCCTGCATTCAGGAGATTCGGCTTCCTAAACATTGGTAATCCCCAAAGCGTTGGGTCCTTTGGACTCCAGCTAAAGAGGTCGAAATTGTCCTCTACTAGCTTCTCCATGCGCCTCTCTTGGCTGACCATCagcctgggctcgatcgccAGCACCCCTCTGCTGAATTTATACGCCTCTAGATCCGCGATCACACCTACCCAACGCTCTTCTGCATGAGCGTCCGTGAACTGTCTATCCTTACCCGTCCTGCCATCTATCCTAACCTGTCTTTGGTTGCTCCCTGACCTTGTTATTCTCCCGTCAATCATCTGCTTCAATCTCCCCTGTCTGTCTTGATTACCTTGGATGACCTCAACCTCATGACACCTGTGTCCCTTGCCAGCTCCCTTTTTTCCATACAGGCTGAGACAGTTGTTATAACACTCTCTCGCCCTCCTCTGATCAACCACAATCTTTCCCACTCTTCCGCATATCAGCGGATATTTCACCGCTAGGTGAGCTGTCGAAATCACTGCGCAGAGACGATTGAGCGTGTTCCttccaatgatgacgttgtatGACGCTACGACCTGCAACACAAGATACCTTACGCGGAGGAGCTTGGCATTTTCATCGACACCAAAAATTGTGTCCAAATCTATATATCCGCGTACCCAGACTTGCTCGCCCGAGAAGCCTACCAACGTTCATGTGTAGGGCATCAAATCTTTGTCCGTCAGTCCCAACTGATCAAATGCATCGCCGTAGATAATGTTGGCAGAGCTCCCCTGATCTAAGAGAACTTGCCGCACATTGAAACTATTGATCCTTATCATCACAATCACAGGATCATCTTTGTGCGTTTTGATCCCCTCGAAATCCGCGGATGATATCACGATATCTGGATGCTGGAAACCAAATGGGGTCTCATACTGTTGCATTGATGTCACTGCTCTTACGTGCCTTCGTCTCGCCGAGGCCGTGTCTCCGCCTCCACCAAAGCCACCTGCGATTGTGTTTATTGTTCCAACTGGCGGCTCAAGATCCTTATTAAAGGTTTCTTCcgcccccttcttccttgtcgccagtgtttcctttttgtcaaTGGTTGGCGTGCGGCGGCGGCCATCCCTCCTGCGGTCATCCGGCTGGCGGCCCCCTTTGTACCGGTTTCCCTGCTGCCGTTCTCCATTCCACCGATCGCTGCGGTCATTCATCTGCGATCGCCCCGCCCGAATGAGTCTCTCAATTTCgtttttcagtgtaaagcaatCCCCCGTGTCATGGCCTGCTGAGcggtgatactcgcaccacttttTTTTATCCAACGCCGCTCGATGCGGGTCGGTCTCCTTCtcgccttcctcaactgcgTGGGTCGCCTTGACCTCACAAAGTAGCTCCGTCAAATGTGCATTTAGACTCTTTCCTGACTCCTCTCGCCGACGAGAGTCAACCTGATGCCATGGTCTGTGGCGCTCGAAATTTTCCCTCTTAGGGTACAATGGCTCCTTCACCGCCTCCTGTCCTCACCTTCCTGTCTCGCCTCTTGCTGCCCTCCCCTCTCTCCTTACACTGTTTTCCTTATGGAGATGCGTCCCTCTGTTCGCCATCCTTCTCCTTTTTCGCGCGCCTTCActtgaaagcatcatcctcctcgtccagAATGTAGGTGTTTCCTCGCGCGCGGATCTCTGCCATGGACCGAGCTGGCTTACGGCTCAATTTGCTATTCAGCTTCCCTGGCTGCAACGTACGCGCACAAGTGTGCGGCTCTGATTCCTCAATCTTGACGGACGCCGCACTGAATCATTTCACGTACTGCTTCAGAGTCTCACCCTCGGACTGGCGGACATTGTACAGATCCTCAATTGTCACCTGCTTGGGTTTACTGGCGGAAAACAGGACGAGGAACTTTGATGAGAAATCACGAAAATTCGTGATCGATCCTCGGGGtagagttgtgaaccacgccatggCCGTGCCTTTGAACGTAGCTGGAAACATCCTACACTTTACAGCGTCGGAAGCGGCACTAATtaccatttttgtgttaaagTACAGCAGATGCTCCTTGGGATCAGCTTTCCCGCTATACGTCTCAAGGACaatattcttcatgttatccggGATAGCCACCTCCCTCACCGCCGCCGAGAACGGTTCAACTTCAGCCACGGCTTCCGCTTCGCGTTCCCCTTCATCCTGTTGCTCGTAACGATAATATTCCAATTGTTCCTGTAAGTAATCGTTTCGCTGCCGTATATCATCGATGCTACGGTCCAAGCGCCTCCAATCTTTTCCGGAGATCGGTGCTTGAGGTGCCGGAATCTCCTCTTCCGAAGCTCCGGGGGAATGCACCGGTGACCTCTGATGCTCCGGTGAAGTTGGCGGAGAAGGTAGTGGAggcgttggagaaggaggaggtggaggtggaggtggtggcggaggAGTTAACTGATCGGTTTCTTCACGGTGAACCTACTCGCGTCCGGCCTGCCTCTCACGCGACGTGGAGGTGAACCGTGTTGCCGCGCCTGATCTTTGTCGTGTTGCcgacgacgtgtctccatcgatcgaaaaatataaaaatcgAAGAAGATCACACAGAAAATCGATCTTCTCGAGATCAAAtcgcaatccacgtagtccgggaatcgaaatctaccgatcaccacagacggcgccaaatgttctatccaagaacatagagatgaggtatagtacctagagtgtaaggatcgtgatgtgagattcctagagagaatgagagcgtaaccgctttagagagaaagtaactaaatttcaatcttgttatttctcaaatgagctaagagtcctttacaattgatattcattccctatttatagatATGGAGTTGGGCCTGGCGCCTTTGGTccttcctaatgggccggttgggcctctgggaAGAGGCCCAAGTCCTTGGTCCGCTCGTCACCTTGGGCAGGCGTTCCTTGGCGagagaccctagggtctcgcccagtccaaaaaATAATGAGGGTTTTTGCTTGATTGTGTACACAATGGAAagtaaaaatatgatttttgtaTGAAATTACATTTTCATCTTaagtatataaatatttatgaaaaagtGTGGTAATTGTCGAACAACCAATTATCACAAAGTTTTAAACTATTAAGTAATTGATACATGGACTGGGAGAGCCCCTAGGGGGCCTACGCCCAGGGGTTACACGCCAAGCGGCGGTCGCCAAGCCTAGAGATTGGGCCTTCTCCAACGAGGCCCAACAGGCCCAACCGAGGCAGTTAAGCATGCTAGGCTCAGCTGATCCCAAACTATAAATGGGGAGGGGTTACCATTTGTAAGGGATTCTTGACACATTTGTTAAATAAtacaagaaattcagttattctctctctaactttctctctctaagtgcaATCTCTCTCCACTCTAGGGACTACACCctttctcaatgttcatggcaagGACAATACAAGAATTATTATATGTGTAACGTGTCCATCACCCAAGATCCGACTTGGGTTTGAAGGGTGAACAATATATAGGCCGCTAACCATCTTCTGAAACTCAACaatttattagaagaattgaaGGCGGACATGATTGAAATCTAGATCATTTTTTACTAGTCATGGAGGCTTTAATACCACGGCAGAAACCAACTATCCAAAATTCCTAAGCATGGGGTTTGTTGGATTTTTCTACaaattgttttatatttttataatttagaaTTCGCCCGTATATTtctaagaaaattaaatacgTAAATCCAAAAAAAGTATTCGAAGCAATCCTACTTAATTAGCCTCACAaactcaacaaatatagtttaTCTATAGGATATAAGGAAGACTAGAATTTATGAAGACAGAGTTTTTTAAATGATTGTTTATGAATCTTCCATGAACATTATCAACAAGGGGGGAAAATATATACTTTTTAGAGATAATAAAGTAAGAAGTTTGTGAAAGTAATAATCAGAGGAAAAAGAAATGTGACAAcatatatgaaaatattattcTATTAGTAGATAAAGTACTACATTTATTCATATAACATGTCTCGCCATGTTtactagtttttattttatttttctttcagcTGGTAAACTAATAATGGCTTGGAACTTCACCATGGGATTTTCTTAAGCCAGAATTTAAATCCATCGTAAAAGTACGCTCCATCTGGTCTAATACTCAGATAGGGTTTATATCCGCGATAATCATCTTTTTTGGTACTATAAACCCTAAAACTCTTTTGCACATTATTCCATGCAAAGTCACACCAATACAAAGTAGTACCCCAAAAATTATCCTCGAAGGACCACTCTACATACTGTCCACTGTGAAGATAATGTTGGCCAAGATCATCATCCCCTGAATGACAATGGACAGAGAGTTGAGTCCCCGCCAAATTATTTATTACACGCACTGTTTTCTGCAACGGATATTGAAAACTATCAACATCTTGACCTTGCACAGGTACTATCAAACTGCATGTTGGAATAATAAGCAACACAGAAAGTACTGTACCGAACACCTTCAACATGTTTATGAGATACTAATAAACATACAACTTATATTTCACCTCCCCCTTTAAAGGGTCACAATATATCTatttatataagaaaatttCATTGACATTTAGGGGCCCGTTTAATGGACTGGATAAGTAGAATATAGTATAACAGTAATCCTATCCTGCTGTAATATGTTGTCTGTTGCACCAACATGATATGATAACATTATCCTGTCCCTTACCTATCCTATACTATCAATTATACTAACTAATTATAAAAGAATGTCAAAATCTCCAACAAAGAAAACTAAAATATTACAAAATTTTAGTAAATAATAATTCCTATTAACACATTGATAAATAAAatgtaaaaactaaaataaaacttggtaatatataatttttttattttttctaaaaatatttaaaatgtatatgtatatatattgtttTGACTTTCATactaataacaatattaattaattctttTTGTTTTACAGCAAAAGATAATATATTGATAGAAAGATTGTTGGGAACAAACTCTCCCAACTAAGgacaaattaatattaattaattcttaccaatttatttttaattatattaccAAACTTTTATATTATATCCATTCAATTAATGATATTATTAATAGTtactaataatattttaaatcattAATTATACCAAATAACAATCAAATAGTTTGTCAATTGTCACACATGAAAGTGTAAATTATTaaacattaatattttttttttgttagatgaagaaaatttacattaaatttatttaaatattaaaaattaatcaacataattttttttaaaaaaaaacccaacGAAAGAAAGTCAATGATATATTTTTAGGGTGAAGTAGTGGAATATCCTTGTGGATACCAAAGCCTGGACGTATCCCATTGATTTATGGTAAACCAAGATAAATCTCTTGTGTGCGTTACTTTCTTTAGTTCTTTTACTCTCATATCTAATTCGTTGCACAGACACCTCCACAAaaaaatgaaggtatgaaaaatggtagaaatgggggggtttgaataatgttttcagaataaaacttccaccttaaagattttagcaaatctttcgagaacaaataaagtgcttaagataagagatagaaaagcacacaaggattttatcctggttcacttgatgaatcactcaagctagtccagtccacccgttaaggtgatttcttccttcttggaattaagacaatccactaatcaggtaattgttacaactgcacgtgaaacctacaagtgactaacaatacactgacttagctcacactaagattcactctcttagccttctctaggatccgatcaaccttgatctcctaaaggtaaactaaacaactgtttaagaaagattgtttacaaagagattgcttctaaaaagcttgtagtaaacacaatgaattcaagatgaaagaatgcttagaaagtttgaatatatcttgcgcgtgtgagattcttccaaccgcatctttcaatcttcagcctctatttatactccaacgatagggtttgaacgctgcatgagaatgctaccgttgggggggggggggcagatatggaatttccagcttctcctgtggctgagaatgttaggttaggtcgtcaggataatacatctgcttttgtactttggatagtgacttgacctataccttgtagacttctgatcagaggaaagcttcgtgttggaacttgtgaagctcgttgatcagagtcagagggaagcatggatcctctgaccgttgtaccttctgattctgaactcagagggaagtactaggtcttcagagccattttgcttttggaattcagagtctccacttttcagcttctggatcttcagagtcttctacaccatcagaacatctgaaccttcagagtgtctgggttgtcagaacgtctggatcttcagaacttcaagtgagttgagtccatgttagagcttgattaacttcagatattttgaagcttttctactgttcagattgaacatagagattgtgaaagcgttgcttggatcactctttaagcacaatgcttctgatttgtgtgagataatattaaggtcagagcctgtaaatagcacactcagaaaaacacgttagattaccataattgttcatactaaaatgttaacttgtaatcatcaaaacatagagttgtactactcgatcaaaacttgatcttacaatctccccctttttgatgatgacaaaaccaagtattttgatgagcaattcttaaacaataaactgaattcactcagagtttagagaaatagaattagacttatcctgatgtgaatggtttattctgctcattctgaattcaagtcacagcttgattctaagcttagctccccctgaatctaagacttaatgaaaacgttagtaaaatctagattctgagctaaataatataagagttcagagtgaaagcgCATGACATTGGTgaattgaaataatcagagcgcataagtattcagagtcaacagtcgggtatcagagtcaactagaatcatttcagaagaagtgaaatgtatttcttgtatttgcccagtgacacatctatggtcataaaggtggaactcttaaattctccaaaagaaaaagaaatcacactaacacagcttacacatcaaaaactgggtgtactccccctttttgtcataagcaaaaagcatggggtgtgaaaaacttagcttgaagtacaaggtactcccccttaaagaaggtctaagtttcaaaaggATGGAGAAGGATTAAGTGAATAATAAATGAAAGGAATTAATGCATGTagagaacgtttaccaccggccacgggagtaaaaaGAAGCGTCAGTTACTAAGAATTTAACTTCGAGAAACTGCAGtagcaataacttccggagagaAAAAGAggcttatataaagcgagtaGAAACGtagtaagcttcacaacaagattAATTCCATAAAAAGATATGGCTTTATACATGgttgcattagaagagctcagacggaaggccttcgaggaagatatgttcctcaatgtTAGGCACCCTGATGGTACAAGAACTATATatgagctgacgaagacactgctagaagaggatcttggtccagagttggagaaagatctgaaagagttcctctgcttcgtggaggagattcaggagctgtgccagcttgagctgaatctgctgaaggagaaagaaacaATGGAAAAGAGTCTCAAGACGATAGAGGATAGTCTGGAGAAgaatgagctgagcatcaagctTGGCAACATAGAATATACACTGGATCATCTGGAgagggaaagagtggagcagcgccaggaatgcagaagaatgaggaaggatcctccattctagatatagggaaatgtatgatgtaatgattatgatttatatatgaataaagaaaagttTTGCAGACATATGTTATAAATGATGCAATAAGAAACAAAGAATAAACAACCGCTTAggaaaataaacaaatataacACAGAATGCAAATAGCTTAAAGCTAGGAAAACaataaattaaaagtaaaataaattaacgaagaaaaacgaaagaaatcctaagaaCTAGGGCTTGGtagtgcgacgcagaagttcttgaagagCTCGATTCATGTCGAtcaggagagtctcatgagagttgagacgttgttccaaaatgtcaagtctggaagaacttggctgagttgaagtagagggaacatcctgagcagagtgaggagcttgagtggattgagaatcagcatgtgtgaaaggcactggtgcaagggcttgacatctgagagcttcagcttcagcttgtaatctttcagcttctaaccttgcattTGCAACTTTTGCAGCCTCTtgtcgtgcagcttcttctgcttgttctttctttcttcttgcttcctcaacagcttcaagtaactcaactcttagctgttgttcatgcagagccactcttctgttgaaacgctgcctagcagcctcaatcctctgatccctttccgcggtgagatgactcatcataatatGAACTTGAGCAATTATTCAATCattcagacgattccattcttcagcaactgAGTCAGAATTCTCactaaggtcagtgtgaccttgcacattgcgaatcatcagtgatgcttcatgattaaatacactgatgcactcaagaagagagtttggcttgaggtaggtatagggaacgatggaaagattggttttaggagaagtggggtggttgctgctattggcctcagaagcaccttgaggagaaccgaCATCTAAGGTTTGGACATTTGAAGTGTGGATCTCAAGGTTTggctcagaggtttcaacctgagggtttggtgatctaaccgaggaatggttagatactcagttttctggttctggttgaatgggttgAGCTAAAGGGTATGCTGCATTCAGAGGGACGACTTGTATAGGaagatctgggtcaactagacgttctggtctagggccagggtatctccttgggctaggtacagtgtggtagtactcaggaatggcagactctttttctttcgcaatttgaacaaatttgcgAACAgactcagagttattggagggtgaggagtcagcaacattagtgggaaaagatacagagggacaggGTGTTGTGgattctgtatcagtggttctgcgaacaggacgttctgatgctctggggacagagtgatcagaagttctgggttcaggttcggATTGTTCTaggataatgggttcagaggtttgtgggttgtattggatggttatgggtgaggtaggttcagagggtcttggagtttgaagcatgttccaaagaggtgcttcttgttgggaaggttggaaaaatgaagacctaggtgaagtgggtggagaagtggtttgttcagctggttgggactctagAATAAGAGCGAGTGGGGTGGCAGTGCGGTTAAGGagtgcagaaattgggagtgcatcaagtgaatttaaatcatcatcagtatctataacagcagacttacttgatgatcgcactgcagaccgagtaactctGGCAGGAGCCTCAACACTGattacttcagcagctggttccacacgagttggcttctccacaatcctcacttgcttctttttcttatttggtggaggagcatcaccatcatcaccatcagatggagcatct is a window of Lotus japonicus ecotype B-129 chromosome 5, LjGifu_v1.2 DNA encoding:
- the LOC130716946 gene encoding S-protein homolog 29-like, whose product is MLKVFGTVLSVLLIIPTCSLIVPVQGQDVDSFQYPLQKTVRVINNLAGTQLSVHCHSGDDDLGQHYLHSGQYVEWSFEDNFWGTTLYWCDFAWNNVQKSFRVYSTKKDDYRGYKPYLSIRPDGAYFYDGFKFWLKKIPW